From Candidatus Binataceae bacterium, the proteins below share one genomic window:
- a CDS encoding crotonase/enoyl-CoA hydratase family protein, translated as MNYEQILYEVDGPILTVTLNRPDKLNAYTATMGAELADAFRRADEDDAVRAVIVTGAGRGFCAGADLSGGANTFDTSAGSSAALGGERGDRRQSFIMRIFNCRKPSIAAINGAAVGVGITLALPMDIRIASSNARFGFVFSRRGLVPEAGSAWFLPRIVGISQALRWCYSGRIFDADEALKGGLVSELAAPEALMGAARSLAEEIAAETAPVSIALTRQMLWRLSAAPHPMAALDVDYPLTRELGAGADVKEGVRAFMEKRRPEFPGRPSKDMPKSYPWWRE; from the coding sequence ATGAACTACGAACAGATTCTCTACGAAGTCGACGGTCCGATCCTGACCGTGACGCTCAACCGCCCGGACAAGCTCAACGCATACACGGCGACGATGGGCGCCGAACTCGCCGACGCCTTTCGCCGCGCCGACGAGGACGACGCGGTCCGCGCCGTAATCGTAACCGGCGCGGGGCGCGGCTTCTGCGCCGGCGCCGACCTCTCGGGCGGCGCGAACACCTTCGACACCTCGGCGGGGAGCAGCGCGGCGCTCGGCGGCGAGCGCGGCGATCGCCGCCAGAGCTTCATCATGCGCATCTTCAACTGCCGCAAGCCTTCGATCGCCGCAATCAACGGCGCCGCGGTCGGCGTCGGCATCACCCTCGCGCTGCCGATGGACATCCGGATTGCGTCGAGCAACGCGCGCTTCGGTTTCGTCTTCTCGCGGCGCGGACTGGTGCCCGAGGCGGGCAGCGCGTGGTTCCTGCCGCGGATCGTGGGAATCAGCCAGGCCCTGCGATGGTGCTACTCGGGGCGCATCTTCGATGCCGACGAGGCGCTCAAGGGCGGCCTCGTGAGCGAGCTCGCGGCGCCCGAGGCGCTGATGGGGGCCGCGCGCTCGCTCGCCGAGGAGATCGCCGCCGAGACCGCGCCGGTATCGATCGCGCTGACGCGCCAGATGCTGTGGCGTCTCTCCGCGGCGCCTCATCCGATGGCGGCGCTGGACGTTGACTATCCGCTGACGCGCGAGCTCGGCGCCGGCGCCGACGTCAAGGAGGGCGTACGCGCGTTTATGGAAAAGCGGCGCCCCGAATTCCCCGGCCGCCCGTCCAAGGACATGCCGAAGAGCTATCCGTGGTGGCGCGAGTGA
- a CDS encoding enoyl-CoA hydratase/isomerase family protein: MSKFEEYQNKYRHVRMERRDGILQMTLHSGGGPLRWGGPPHEELSYAFYDVARDYENRCVIITGTGEAFCAEIDLGGGRGAPVGKTASGEPAPPPTAGVRSTTWDHIYNDAKYLLMNHLAIEVPMIAAVNGPALIHAELAVLCDVVIAAEEAAFQDAPHFPNGIVPGDGVHVVWPLVLGPNRGRYFLLTGQKLSAREALELGVVSEVMPRERLLPRAWELAELIVAKPKLTVRYARVAITQQLKRLMLDNLGYGLALEGLGAAAAWPGAKG; this comes from the coding sequence ATGAGCAAATTCGAGGAGTATCAGAACAAGTACCGGCACGTTCGGATGGAGCGGCGCGACGGCATCCTCCAGATGACGCTGCACAGCGGCGGCGGCCCGCTGCGCTGGGGCGGCCCGCCGCACGAGGAGCTCTCCTACGCCTTTTACGACGTCGCCCGCGACTACGAAAACCGCTGCGTGATCATCACCGGCACCGGCGAGGCGTTCTGCGCCGAGATCGACCTTGGCGGCGGGCGCGGCGCGCCGGTCGGCAAGACCGCCAGCGGCGAGCCCGCGCCGCCCCCGACGGCAGGCGTGCGCTCGACCACTTGGGATCACATCTATAATGACGCCAAGTACCTTTTGATGAATCATCTCGCGATCGAGGTGCCGATGATCGCCGCGGTCAACGGTCCGGCGCTGATCCACGCCGAGCTCGCCGTGCTGTGCGACGTCGTTATCGCCGCCGAGGAGGCGGCCTTCCAGGACGCGCCGCACTTTCCCAACGGCATCGTCCCCGGCGACGGCGTCCACGTCGTTTGGCCGCTGGTGCTGGGACCCAATCGCGGACGCTACTTCCTGCTCACCGGACAGAAGCTCTCCGCGCGCGAAGCACTGGAGCTGGGCGTGGTGAGCGAGGTGATGCCGCGCGAGCGCCTGCTCCCGCGCGCATGGGAACTGGCGGAGCTGATCGTCGCCAAGCCCAAGCTCACCGTGCGTTATGCGCGCGTCGCAATCACCCAGCAGCTCAAGCGCCTGATGCTCGACAATCTCGGCTACGGGCTGGCGCTCGAAGGGCTGGGCGCAGCCGCGGCATGGCCGGGCGCGAAAGGCTGA
- the gloB gene encoding hydroxyacylglutathione hydrolase — protein sequence MAIVAVPQLSDNYAYLVIDDASKLCGVVDCAEADKVLAEVRRRGLKLVAVLPTHWHPDHVGGNEDLVRAIPGLRVYGARAEGGRIPALTDGVDDGDEVAVGPIRGRVIGIPAHTSGHIAYYFPELKAVFTGDTMFIAGCGRVFEGKADTMVASLKKLAALPDDTQVYCGHEYTEKNLQFALTLEPNNPALKAKYEWAKKMRAEGKFTIPSTIGDEKLFNPFLRTDSAELRASLKKIDPGLPDDPVAIFAKARELKDRF from the coding sequence ATGGCGATCGTTGCAGTGCCCCAACTCTCCGACAATTACGCCTACCTGGTGATCGACGACGCGAGCAAGCTGTGCGGCGTGGTCGATTGCGCGGAAGCCGACAAGGTGCTCGCCGAGGTCCGCCGCCGCGGGCTCAAGCTGGTGGCCGTGCTGCCCACCCATTGGCATCCCGACCACGTCGGTGGCAACGAGGACCTCGTGCGCGCCATCCCCGGGCTCCGGGTGTACGGCGCGCGTGCCGAGGGCGGGCGGATTCCCGCGCTCACCGACGGCGTGGACGACGGCGACGAGGTCGCGGTCGGCCCGATTCGCGGCCGCGTCATCGGCATCCCCGCGCACACCAGCGGCCATATCGCCTACTACTTCCCGGAGCTCAAGGCCGTGTTCACGGGCGACACGATGTTCATCGCGGGATGCGGCCGGGTGTTCGAGGGCAAGGCCGACACGATGGTGGCCTCGCTGAAGAAGCTCGCCGCGCTGCCCGACGATACCCAGGTCTATTGCGGCCACGAGTACACCGAGAAGAACCTGCAGTTCGCGCTCACGCTGGAGCCCAACAATCCGGCGCTCAAGGCCAAGTACGAATGGGCGAAGAAGATGCGCGCCGAGGGCAAGTTCACGATCCCTTCGACGATCGGCGACGAGAAGCTCTTCAATCCCTTCCTGCGCACCGATAGCGCCGAGCTGCGCGCGAGCCTGAAAAAGATCGATCCCGGGTTGCCCGACGACCCGGTCGCAATCTTCGCCAAGGCCCGCGAGCTGAAGGACCGCTTCTAG
- a CDS encoding CoA-transferase, with amino-acid sequence MNTRRTERILDEHQAASWVEDGMTVAIGDPPPMGLVRQIIRRRVRGLTVVASGFALDMLIAAGCVRKTVSYYAGGGPGVPVMPSFRRAAERGEIEVWECEEGIVCAALQAAAQNLPFLPWRAGVGTSLPEVNPDLKLFRDPIGGEELIAVPPIKPDVTLLHAAAADAYGNVRHLGGPGWLDLFQYRAADRTVVQVEQIISNEEIRSDPWATTIAAAAAIVRAPFGAHPFYSRGFYVTDGPHLRGYLEAADAAAHGERAALDAYLERYCCRPAGLVQYLETIGLKRLLELHEY; translated from the coding sequence ATGAATACCAGACGCACCGAGCGCATCCTCGACGAGCATCAGGCCGCATCCTGGGTCGAAGACGGAATGACGGTCGCGATCGGCGACCCGCCGCCGATGGGGCTGGTGCGCCAGATAATCCGCCGCCGTGTGCGCGGGTTGACGGTGGTCGCCAGCGGCTTTGCGCTCGACATGCTGATCGCCGCCGGATGCGTGCGCAAGACGGTCAGCTATTACGCCGGCGGGGGACCGGGTGTGCCGGTGATGCCGTCGTTCCGGCGCGCGGCCGAGCGCGGCGAAATCGAGGTCTGGGAGTGCGAGGAGGGAATCGTATGCGCGGCGCTCCAGGCGGCGGCGCAGAATCTCCCCTTCCTGCCGTGGCGCGCCGGCGTCGGCACTTCGTTGCCCGAGGTCAATCCCGACCTCAAGCTCTTCCGCGATCCGATCGGCGGCGAGGAACTGATCGCGGTGCCGCCGATCAAGCCCGACGTAACACTGCTGCACGCGGCGGCCGCCGACGCTTACGGTAACGTACGCCATCTGGGCGGCCCTGGATGGCTCGACCTTTTCCAGTACCGCGCCGCGGACCGCACGGTCGTCCAAGTCGAGCAGATTATCAGCAACGAGGAAATTCGTTCCGACCCGTGGGCGACGACGATCGCGGCAGCCGCCGCGATCGTGCGCGCGCCTTTCGGCGCCCATCCGTTTTACAGCCGCGGCTTTTACGTCACCGACGGCCCCCATCTGCGCGGCTATCTCGAAGCCGCCGACGCCGCCGCTCATGGCGAACGCGCGGCGCTCGACGCCTACTTAGAGCGCTATTGTTGCCGTCCGGCGGGCCTCGTCCAGTACCTGGAAACCATCGGGCTGAAACGTTTGCTGGAACTCCACGAATACTGA
- a CDS encoding CoA transferase, which yields MSRGRETGGIARGGHAMEGDDMMTGILSGLRIVEGSAFVAAPLGGMTLAQLGADVIRFDQIGGGLDYQRWPLANDGQSLFWAGMNKNKRSIQIDLGSPKGRELATALITAPGENAGLFLTNFPARGWLSYEALAKHRHDLVMAALTGNPDGTSEVDYTVNPATGFPWATGPRNLAEPLNSVLPAWDIALGTLAAVGLLAAERHRRMSGQGQLINLSLSDVAFAAVGNLGRIAEAQLGGRDQPKDGNYLYGAFGHDFETRDGRRVMVVALTARQWNALVEATGIEKVCRDIEHATGHDLSTQSGRFQARDLIAAMLRPWFASRDLAAIREIFAGTNVSWGPYQTFRQLVTEDPRCSTANPIFVELEHPGVGKYLMPGSPLYFSAVPRVPVRRAPLLGEHTDEVLAEVLGMSASQIARLHDERVVAGPRPAGR from the coding sequence ATGTCGCGCGGAAGGGAAACCGGCGGAATCGCGCGCGGCGGGCACGCTATGGAGGGTGACGACATGATGACGGGAATCCTCTCCGGTCTGCGCATTGTCGAGGGCTCGGCCTTCGTCGCCGCGCCGCTCGGCGGGATGACGCTGGCCCAGCTCGGCGCCGACGTTATCCGCTTCGACCAGATTGGCGGCGGCCTCGACTATCAGCGCTGGCCGCTCGCCAACGATGGGCAGAGCCTGTTCTGGGCCGGGATGAACAAGAACAAGCGCTCGATCCAAATCGATCTCGGCTCGCCCAAGGGGCGCGAACTCGCAACCGCGCTCATCACCGCGCCGGGCGAAAACGCGGGGTTGTTCCTGACCAACTTCCCTGCGCGCGGATGGCTCTCCTACGAGGCACTGGCGAAGCATCGCCACGATCTCGTGATGGCAGCGTTGACCGGAAATCCCGACGGCACCAGCGAAGTCGACTACACCGTCAATCCGGCGACCGGCTTTCCCTGGGCGACCGGGCCGCGCAACCTCGCCGAGCCGCTCAACAGCGTGCTCCCCGCATGGGATATCGCGCTCGGCACACTGGCCGCGGTCGGCTTGCTCGCCGCCGAGCGCCACCGTCGGATGAGCGGGCAAGGCCAGCTCATCAATCTATCGCTATCCGACGTAGCGTTCGCCGCGGTCGGCAACCTGGGGAGAATCGCCGAGGCGCAGCTCGGCGGCCGCGATCAGCCCAAGGACGGCAACTACCTCTACGGCGCCTTCGGCCACGACTTCGAGACCCGCGACGGGCGGCGCGTGATGGTGGTTGCGCTGACCGCGCGCCAATGGAACGCGCTGGTCGAAGCGACCGGCATCGAGAAGGTCTGCCGTGACATCGAGCACGCCACCGGCCACGATCTGAGCACGCAAAGCGGACGCTTCCAGGCGCGCGACCTGATCGCGGCGATGCTGCGGCCCTGGTTCGCCTCGCGCGACCTCGCCGCAATCCGCGAGATCTTTGCCGGCACCAACGTGTCGTGGGGCCCGTATCAGACGTTCCGCCAACTGGTCACCGAGGACCCGCGATGCTCGACGGCCAACCCGATCTTCGTCGAGCTGGAGCATCCCGGGGTGGGCAAGTACCTTATGCCGGGCTCGCCGCTTTACTTCTCGGCGGTGCCGCGGGTGCCGGTGCGACGCGCGCCGCTGCTCGGCGAGCATACCGACGAGGTGCTGGCCGAGGTTCTGGGGATGAGCGCGAGCCAGATCGCGCGGCTGCACGACGAGCGCGTGGTCGCCGGTCCGCGCCCCGCCGGCCGCTGA
- a CDS encoding MBL fold metallo-hydrolase, whose product MLGPVGVLDVTVLGAGDAFASRGRFQSGYVIEGGGAVVLLEAGPSVLTALKRSAIAPADIDYVLISHLHGDHFAGLPFLMLEYLYESPRRRMLTIAGPRKLEQRTRVMFKSMYPRMDTSPLARKLRYVVLEPGREARLGPMRVTSVRTPHTKPDVSLALRVTLAGKSVAFSGDTGWTDELITLSAGADLFLCECTYYKSEHLDFHLNYPHLVKNRSRFSAKRVVLTHLGREVLDHAPEIEMEMATDLMKISL is encoded by the coding sequence ATGTTGGGGCCGGTGGGCGTGTTGGACGTCACAGTCCTTGGTGCGGGGGATGCATTTGCGAGCCGCGGCCGCTTCCAGTCCGGCTATGTGATCGAGGGCGGCGGCGCGGTCGTCCTGTTGGAGGCCGGGCCCAGTGTGCTCACCGCGCTCAAACGCTCGGCGATTGCGCCCGCCGATATCGACTACGTCCTGATCAGCCATCTCCACGGCGACCACTTCGCGGGCCTGCCGTTCCTGATGCTCGAGTACCTGTACGAGAGTCCACGCCGGCGGATGTTGACGATCGCGGGGCCGCGCAAGCTCGAACAGCGCACCCGAGTGATGTTCAAGAGCATGTACCCGCGGATGGACACCAGCCCGCTTGCGCGCAAGCTGCGCTACGTCGTGCTCGAGCCCGGGCGCGAGGCGCGGCTGGGCCCGATGCGCGTCACCAGCGTGCGTACGCCGCATACGAAGCCCGACGTCTCGCTCGCGCTGCGCGTGACGCTGGCCGGCAAGTCGGTGGCGTTCTCGGGCGACACCGGCTGGACCGACGAGCTGATCACGCTCAGCGCCGGCGCCGACCTCTTCCTGTGCGAGTGCACCTACTACAAAAGCGAACACCTCGATTTCCATCTCAACTACCCGCACCTCGTCAAAAACCGCAGCCGCTTCAGCGCCAAGCGGGTGGTGCTCACCCATCTCGGCCGCGAAGTGCTCGATCACGCGCCCGAGATCGAGATGGAAATGGCGACCGATTTGATGAAGATCTCGCTCTGA
- a CDS encoding LLM class flavin-dependent oxidoreductase, whose product MELGLFLMPSHPPERDLMAGQQWDLAVLRAADRLGYSEAWIGEHFTSPWEPNPAPDLLIAQALKETSRIKLAPGAHLLPFHHPAELACRVAFMDHLAQGRYMLGIGASGLPSDWQLFSVDGFGMQTREMTRESLAIMLKVWESDGGLEYKGKYWSVNVPGPMLRTLRHHLKPFQKPHPPIGIAGLSPGSETLKLAGEHGFIPLSLNMSPGYVATHWEAVVEGARRTGRRPRRRDWRIVREIFVAETDAEAHRHCVKSMMGRMMREYLLPLMADFQFTKFLKDDPSVPDDAVTPEYLVDHGWLVGSPRTVRDKLARMYKDLGGFGTLLLFTFDYADNPEPWFNSMRLLAEEVLPHFRELDPDSNQTARAEGQRRTV is encoded by the coding sequence ATGGAACTGGGACTCTTCCTGATGCCGTCGCATCCGCCCGAACGCGATTTGATGGCCGGGCAACAATGGGACCTCGCCGTGCTCCGCGCGGCCGACCGCCTGGGCTACAGCGAGGCGTGGATCGGCGAACACTTCACCTCGCCATGGGAACCTAATCCCGCGCCCGACCTGCTGATCGCGCAGGCGCTAAAGGAGACCAGCCGGATCAAGCTCGCCCCAGGTGCCCATCTGCTGCCCTTCCATCACCCGGCCGAGCTCGCCTGCCGGGTTGCCTTCATGGACCATCTGGCGCAGGGCCGCTACATGCTCGGCATCGGCGCGAGCGGCCTGCCGAGCGACTGGCAGCTCTTTTCCGTTGACGGCTTCGGGATGCAGACACGGGAGATGACGCGCGAGTCGCTCGCCATCATGCTCAAGGTCTGGGAGAGCGACGGCGGGCTGGAATATAAGGGCAAGTACTGGAGCGTCAACGTGCCGGGCCCGATGCTGCGCACGCTGCGCCACCATCTCAAACCCTTCCAGAAGCCGCATCCGCCGATCGGCATCGCCGGGCTCAGCCCCGGTTCCGAGACGCTCAAGCTCGCCGGCGAGCACGGCTTCATCCCGCTCAGCCTCAACATGAGTCCGGGCTACGTCGCCACCCACTGGGAGGCGGTGGTCGAGGGCGCGCGGCGCACGGGGCGGCGGCCGCGCCGGCGCGACTGGCGCATCGTGCGCGAGATCTTCGTCGCCGAGACCGACGCCGAAGCCCATCGTCACTGCGTCAAGAGCATGATGGGCCGGATGATGCGCGAGTATCTGCTGCCGCTGATGGCGGATTTCCAGTTCACGAAGTTTCTCAAGGACGATCCCTCGGTGCCAGACGACGCGGTCACGCCCGAGTACCTGGTCGATCACGGATGGCTGGTCGGATCGCCGCGCACGGTGCGCGACAAGCTCGCGCGGATGTACAAGGACCTCGGCGGCTTCGGCACCCTGCTGCTGTTCACCTTCGACTATGCCGACAACCCCGAGCCATGGTTCAACTCGATGCGTCTGCTGGCCGAGGAGGTTCTGCCGCACTTTCGCGAACTGGACCCCGACAGCAATCAGACCGCGCGCGCGGAGGGGCAGCGAAGGACCGTCTGA
- a CDS encoding enoyl-ACP reductase: protein MGIADGKRALVVGVANDKSLAWAIAQELRAQGAEVALTYQGEVLEKRVRPLADSIGATVVGELDVTDDAQVAAVFAALRERWGGLDMLVHAIAFAEREDLRDRFLNVSRANFAKALDISAYSLVSLARAAEPLMEARGGGAIVTLSYLGAVRAVPNYNVMGVAKAALEACVRYLAIDLGPKNIRINALSAAPARTLSSSAIRDYFAMAHEVEQRSPMRRAMRTEEVGKMAAALLSDLASGVTGQTVYVDVGYSIVGL, encoded by the coding sequence ATGGGAATAGCGGACGGCAAGCGCGCGCTGGTGGTCGGCGTCGCCAACGATAAGAGTCTCGCTTGGGCGATCGCCCAGGAGCTGCGGGCGCAGGGCGCCGAGGTCGCGCTGACCTACCAGGGCGAGGTCTTGGAGAAGCGCGTGCGCCCGTTGGCCGACTCAATCGGCGCAACGGTGGTCGGCGAGCTCGACGTAACCGACGACGCCCAGGTCGCAGCGGTCTTCGCGGCGCTCAGGGAACGCTGGGGCGGGCTCGACATGCTGGTCCACGCGATAGCGTTCGCCGAGCGCGAGGACTTGCGCGACCGCTTCCTCAACGTCAGCCGCGCCAACTTCGCCAAGGCGCTCGACATCAGCGCCTACTCGCTGGTCTCTCTGGCGCGCGCGGCCGAGCCGCTGATGGAGGCGCGCGGCGGCGGCGCGATCGTCACCCTGAGCTACCTCGGCGCGGTGCGCGCGGTGCCCAATTACAACGTGATGGGCGTGGCCAAGGCGGCGCTGGAGGCCTGCGTGCGCTATCTCGCGATCGACCTCGGGCCGAAAAATATCCGGATCAACGCGCTCAGCGCGGCGCCCGCGCGCACGCTCTCGTCCTCGGCGATCCGCGACTACTTCGCGATGGCGCACGAGGTCGAGCAGCGCTCGCCGATGCGCCGCGCGATGAGGACCGAGGAGGTCGGCAAGATGGCCGCCGCGCTGCTGAGCGATCTCGCCAGCGGCGTCACCGGCCAGACCGTATACGTCGACGTGGGCTACAGTATCGTCGGGCTCTGA
- a CDS encoding CoA-transferase: MANEYGVQELMAIFLARDLRDGEVLRVGVAMPVAEAAVRLAHLTHGPNMELVFLGARMNVAHLETIPMPAFGWDRRVVRWAESYSDTGHRFDRVKDWSNHVFFIGGIQVDRFGNTNLIGIGPDHLRLKFRGPGSVGTPSLSTHVGRYYIVLNNHSPRVLVERCDYVSAFGWGNGGADARRKRGLPGGGPKYVVTPLCVMDFEEETKRMRLRSVHPGVSVDAVRANTGFELVIPPSLPETEPPTAEELHALRTRVDLAGRLRR, encoded by the coding sequence ATGGCGAACGAATACGGCGTGCAGGAACTGATGGCGATCTTCCTGGCGCGCGACCTGCGCGACGGCGAGGTGCTGCGCGTGGGCGTCGCGATGCCGGTGGCGGAGGCGGCGGTGCGCCTGGCGCATCTCACTCATGGCCCCAACATGGAACTCGTCTTCCTCGGCGCGCGGATGAACGTCGCCCATCTGGAGACGATCCCGATGCCGGCCTTCGGATGGGACCGGCGGGTGGTGCGATGGGCCGAATCGTACAGCGACACTGGCCACCGCTTCGACCGCGTCAAGGACTGGAGCAATCACGTCTTCTTCATCGGCGGCATTCAGGTTGACCGCTTCGGCAATACCAACCTGATCGGTATCGGGCCGGACCACCTCCGGCTCAAGTTCCGCGGGCCGGGCTCGGTCGGCACGCCCTCGCTCAGCACCCACGTCGGCCGCTACTACATCGTGCTCAACAACCACAGCCCGCGCGTGCTGGTCGAGCGATGCGACTATGTAAGCGCCTTCGGATGGGGCAACGGCGGGGCCGACGCTCGGCGCAAGCGCGGGCTTCCGGGCGGCGGGCCCAAATACGTCGTCACGCCGCTGTGCGTGATGGACTTCGAGGAAGAAACCAAACGGATGCGCCTGCGCTCGGTGCATCCAGGCGTCAGCGTCGATGCGGTGCGCGCGAACACCGGCTTCGAACTGGTAATCCCACCCTCGCTGCCGGAGACCGAACCGCCTACCGCCGAGGAGCTGCATGCGTTGCGTACGCGGGTGGATCTCGCCGGCCGTCTGCGCCGCTGA
- a CDS encoding OB-fold domain-containing protein — MVEKSPFYLPAGLPAPKPQRDGMDKGFWEALRRHELVVQRCKACRTFQHGPEWICHNCHGGELEWHRVSGRGRLYSWVRSWNPVHPALKEAGPYIIAVVELAEAGGVRMVGNLLGDPMQDAPFDAEVEAVFEDRPGATLVQWRLVNG; from the coding sequence ATGGTTGAGAAATCGCCGTTCTACCTGCCGGCCGGATTGCCCGCGCCCAAACCGCAACGCGACGGGATGGACAAGGGATTCTGGGAGGCGCTGCGCCGCCATGAACTGGTGGTCCAGCGCTGCAAGGCTTGCCGTACGTTTCAGCACGGCCCGGAATGGATCTGCCACAACTGCCACGGCGGCGAGCTGGAATGGCATCGCGTCTCCGGGCGCGGCCGGCTCTACTCGTGGGTGCGCTCGTGGAACCCGGTGCATCCGGCGCTCAAGGAGGCCGGGCCGTACATCATCGCGGTGGTCGAGCTTGCGGAGGCGGGCGGCGTGCGGATGGTCGGCAATCTGCTCGGCGACCCGATGCAGGACGCGCCGTTCGACGCCGAGGTCGAGGCGGTCTTCGAGGATCGCCCCGGCGCTACGCTGGTCCAATGGCGGCTGGTGAACGGGTGA
- a CDS encoding NIPSNAP family protein → MIYELRTYTLVLGGTREYEEITKNELLPILAEYGLKPVGYWHTEIGPLNELVHLWAFNDLNERQQKWAAWGRDPRRAAIVPRLRALVVSQSNKIMSPAEFSPLQ, encoded by the coding sequence ATGATCTACGAACTGCGGACCTACACCCTCGTGCTCGGCGGCACCCGCGAGTACGAGGAGATCACGAAGAACGAGCTGCTGCCGATCCTCGCCGAGTACGGGCTCAAGCCGGTTGGCTACTGGCACACCGAGATCGGGCCGCTCAACGAACTGGTCCATCTGTGGGCTTTCAACGACCTCAACGAGCGCCAGCAGAAATGGGCGGCGTGGGGGCGCGACCCGCGCCGCGCGGCGATCGTGCCGCGGCTGCGCGCGCTGGTCGTAAGCCAGAGCAACAAGATCATGTCGCCGGCGGAGTTCTCGCCGCTACAATAA